The region TTAGTAGAATTATGGGGAAATAACAATATTAAATATCTAAGCAAATATAATTATAACACAAAAATATCAAGCCTTTTTAATTATGACAATATTATCTTTTGTTGGAGTATTTTTTAATTTACAAACTCGCTTAAATCCGATTGTAAAATGTATGCTAATTCTTTAAAGTTTTCCTCACGAGTTTCAGTAAATAAAAAACCAAATATCGGGTACTTTTTATAATCGAACTTTCTTAATTCCAATGGCTTTTCAAATTTAGCCAATAGTTTTTCATAATCAAAAGATTTGATTTCCTCCGACTTTTTTCCGGTAGAATTATCTAATATTATCAACCCGAATAATTTTTCGGATTTTCCTCTTAATATATCTTTCCAATCGGGCTTTAAATTTTGAAAGAAGGCAGCATAAGGATTAAAACCCCAGGCATAAGATGCTAAGTCGGCAGTAGTACAAAAGCCGCCAAAGCGAAGAGGGTTTACTTCAATTGGTATAAGCTTTCCTTTATCATCAACACGAACCTCAACATGCAAAGGGAAATTTTTTAAATTAATCAAGTTCCCGAGGTCATTTAAGAAATTTGTAAACGGAGACAAATATGTTTCCATAACAGATTTTGAAGTGGCATAAACACGATCGCTTACGTCGTTTACAGATGCAAACTCATGTTTCATAATATTAAGAATTACCGCTTCGCCTTTTTCATTGTAATAGGCATCAAAAGCAAACTCTACTCCCTGAATATAACCTTCAATAATTAGTTCTGTACTATCTAAAACTTCTGAGGGGAAAAGGAGAGCAGCTTCTTGTATTTCTCTTTTCAGTTTTTCTTTTATTTTTGGCCATTCCTCATTGCTTTGAACAGGATATACCGCCAAACTAAAAAAACCAATAGCAGGTTTTATAATAAAAGGCTTAGGTAGATCCTCAATTATAATACTATCCAAATCTTTGGGTTTTACCGATTTATAAAACATTTCGGGAAATAGCTTTTCTGTCAATTTTCTAAAAGCAAGCTTATTTTTAAACCAATTGATTTTTTCGTGTAAATCACTTTCTTTTAAATGCTGTGCTATCCATTGAATAGCATTCTCCGAATTGGTGTAAATGCGTGCATTTGGGGTGTTCTTATAATATTGTACGGCTTCTTCAGTAGAAAATAATAGTGTTTTGGAGTCCAAATTTAATTCTTGGCTATATTCATTGTCTAATACAGGGAAATCAAATTTAGTTACTGTTTCTTTCAGATAATCAGAAACGTAGGGTTTGTCTAATATTATCATTGAAAATTATTCGTTTTAAATTTATGAGCTGACAAAGGTAATAATTTCAATGTATTTAGTGTTGAGTGATAAAAAACGGCAGGTTTTTCTTGTGTTCTATTTTCTTTGTATCACTAACTGTATTACACATAAAAGATTACAGATAACACAAAGTCCTAAAGTTACAGCATTGATTATTAATCTTTATAACCGACTATAAACCTATTTACTAGTGGAAGCTGTTTTTTGTATCTAAAATAATTTAAATTTGTCGGAATTTGTTTTTAAACAATAAAAAATATTTAATGTGCCAAGTCTTAAAATTTAAGGACGACTTGTGTCTATATAAAATTACATTCCGATGAAAAAACTTAGCTATTTATTTTTGATTTTAATTACTTTTTCGTGCACATCAGGTCCGGAAAAACAGGTGAATCAATTGAATGTTAAACAGACTGTTGAAGCAAAAAACGGAATGGTAGCTACGGCTCATCCATTAGCATCGGAAGTTGGGGCACAAATACTAAGGCAAGGCGGAAACGCTTTTGATGCTGCTGTTGCTGTTCAATTTGCTTTGGCGGTAGTTTATCCTCGTGCCGGAAATATTGCCGGTGGTGGTTTTGCTGTTTACCGTAAAGCAAATGGAGAAACAGGGAGTTTAGATTTTAGAGAAAAAGCTCCGCTTACTGCAACTTACGACATGTATTTAGATGAAGATGAAAATGTTATACCAAAGTTATCTTCTTTTGGAGTGCTCTCTATCGGAGTTCCGGGTTCGGTTGACGGAATGATAGAATTGCATAAAAAATTAGGCTCTTTACCCTTCGAAAAACTTATTCAACCAGCCATTGATTTAGCAGAGAATGGATTTATATTAACGCAAAATGATGCTAAAAAACTGAACTATTATCAGAAAGATTTTTTAAATGCCAATGATAGTACAACCTATTTTTTTAATGGAGGTAAATGGCAGGTAGGAGATAAAATTGTTCTTCCGGAATTAGCTCATACTTTAAAATTAATTCGCGATAATGGACGCAAGGGCTTTTATGCCGGAGAAACAGCGCAAGAAATGTTGGATGAAATACATTCAAGCAATGGAATTATTAGTCAAGCCGATTTTGATGCTTACCATTCTATTTGGAGAAAACCTATTGAAGGTAAATACAAAGATTATAAGGTAATTTCTATGCCGCCACCATCAAGCGGAGGTATTGCTTTGCTTCAACTTTTAAAAGGAAGTGAGCAGTTTCGTTTTGCGGAATTTGGACATAATTCAACACAAAGTATACACTTGATGACAGAATTAGAGCGTCGTGTTTATGCTGATCGTGCAACTTATTTAGGCGATTCCGATTTTTATGATGTTCCTATAGATATGCTTTTAGACTCAGCTTATTTGGCAAATCGTTTTTCTGATATCCATTTGGATAGTAAAACAGATTCAAAGGATATAAAAGAAGGAAATGTTGAAATTATTGAAAGCATAGAAACAACACATTTTTCAATAGTTGATAAAGACCAAAATGCCATTGGTATTACTACAACTTTAAATGGTAATTTCGGCTCTAAAGTTTTTGTAGAAAAGTCGGGTTTCTTTTTAAATAATGAGATGGATGATTTTAGTGTAAAACCCGGTATTCCAAATCAGTTTGGTCTGGTAGGTGCCGAAGCTAATGCTATTGCGCCGGAAAAGAGAATGCTTAGTTCTATGACCCCTACAATACT is a window of Bacteroidales bacterium DNA encoding:
- a CDS encoding ATP-grasp domain-containing protein; this translates as MIILDKPYVSDYLKETVTKFDFPVLDNEYSQELNLDSKTLLFSTEEAVQYYKNTPNARIYTNSENAIQWIAQHLKESDLHEKINWFKNKLAFRKLTEKLFPEMFYKSVKPKDLDSIIIEDLPKPFIIKPAIGFFSLAVYPVQSNEEWPKIKEKLKREIQEAALLFPSEVLDSTELIIEGYIQGVEFAFDAYYNEKGEAVILNIMKHEFASVNDVSDRVYATSKSVMETYLSPFTNFLNDLGNLINLKNFPLHVEVRVDDKGKLIPIEVNPLRFGGFCTTADLASYAWGFNPYAAFFQNLKPDWKDILRGKSEKLFGLIILDNSTGKKSEEIKSFDYEKLLAKFEKPLELRKFDYKKYPIFGFLFTETREENFKELAYILQSDLSEFVN
- the ggt gene encoding gamma-glutamyltransferase; its protein translation is MKKLSYLFLILITFSCTSGPEKQVNQLNVKQTVEAKNGMVATAHPLASEVGAQILRQGGNAFDAAVAVQFALAVVYPRAGNIAGGGFAVYRKANGETGSLDFREKAPLTATYDMYLDEDENVIPKLSSFGVLSIGVPGSVDGMIELHKKLGSLPFEKLIQPAIDLAENGFILTQNDAKKLNYYQKDFLNANDSTTYFFNGGKWQVGDKIVLPELAHTLKLIRDNGRKGFYAGETAQEMLDEIHSSNGIISQADFDAYHSIWRKPIEGKYKDYKVISMPPPSSGGIALLQLLKGSEQFRFAEFGHNSTQSIHLMTELERRVYADRATYLGDSDFYDVPIDMLLDSAYLANRFSDIHLDSKTDSKDIKEGNVEIIESIETTHFSIVDKDQNAIGITTTLNGNFGSKVFVEKSGFFLNNEMDDFSVKPGIPNQFGLVGAEANAIAPEKRMLSSMTPTILEKDGKLFMVLGSPGGATIITAVYQTILNVVEYGMDMQQAVNASKTHHQWLPDRILYENNGLDSLVIKQLQKMGHKMEPRSAIGKMDAVLILPDGTMQGGADPRGDDTAVGVK